One Phoenix dactylifera cultivar Barhee BC4 chromosome 8, palm_55x_up_171113_PBpolish2nd_filt_p, whole genome shotgun sequence genomic window carries:
- the LOC103709734 gene encoding LOW QUALITY PROTEIN: nuclear pore complex protein NUP50A (The sequence of the model RefSeq protein was modified relative to this genomic sequence to represent the inferred CDS: inserted 2 bases in 2 codons; deleted 1 base in 1 codon), which translates to MGDAESALPSSKKRVAGRQLSKDDPDPDDDAPEPEMGTFQRATEEXMATRKIVKVRRHQPASSAGSNPXAVIRLVPPTSSGAQTTSPADQPQMGADYNSLRRSKTVIMKRLKNLVMKIRKLKVELQ; encoded by the exons ATGGGGGATGCAGAAAGtgcccttccttcatccaagaaGAGAGTAGCTGGTAGACAA CTCTCTAAGGATGATCCTGATCCAGATGATGATGCTCCTGAGCCAGAGATGGGGACTTTTCAAAGAGCCACCGAGG TGATGGCAACCAGAAAAATTGTCAAGGTCCGGCGCCATCAACCTGCATCATCTGCTGGTTCCAATC TTGCTGTTATTCGCTTGGTTCCTCCAACCAGTTCTGGTGCACAAACAACTAGCCCTGCCGATCAGCCTCAAATGGGTGCTGATTACAACAGTCTCAGAAGATCAAAAACAGTAATAATGAAAAGATTGAAAAATCTGGTGATGAAGATAAGGAAACTGAAAGTGGAGCTGCAGTGA
- the LOC120111515 gene encoding LOW QUALITY PROTEIN: nuclear pore complex protein NUP50A-like (The sequence of the model RefSeq protein was modified relative to this genomic sequence to represent the inferred CDS: inserted 2 bases in 2 codons; deleted 3 bases in 2 codons): protein MGKEVQNGGKEAKRESREVAGEEDGEETEKKAGSEMDKAVGDETXEEKQENDHKDATMPAGSFSSFQQLSSSQNAFTGLAGTGFSNSSFSFGQLLKTGSAFGASSGSLFGLTNNGSSSSSLPGTHQMLLKSGRLSMQEVPVETGEENEKALFTGDAILYEYLDGGWKERGKGELKVNISIADGEKARLIMRARGNYRXILNASLYPDMSLTNMDKRGITFACVNSVGEGKNALTTFALKFKDSSIVEEFRGVVTAHKGNKTPVLKTPEIPPRQSDE from the exons ATGGGTAAGGAAGTGCAAAATGGAGGAAAAGAAGCCAAAAGGGAATCCCGAGAAGTAGCAGGTGAGGAAGATGGGGAAGAAACTGAGAAGAAAGCTGGAAGTGAAATGGATAAGGCGGTTGGAGATGAGA GAGAAGAAAAGCAggaaaatgaccataaagatgCAACTATGCCAGCTGGATCTTTTAGCTCATTTCAACAGTTGTCTAGTAGCCAAAATGCATTTACAGGGCTTGCAGGAACTGGCTTTTCGAactcttcattttcttttggg CAATTGCTTAAAACAGGATCTGCATTTGGTGCAAGTTCTGGATCTCTCTTTGGGCTTACAAACAATGGGAGTTCTTCCTCATCATTGCCTGGTACGCACCAGATGCTTCTAAAAAGCGGCAGACTTTCCATGCAGGAGGTGCCTGTTGAAACAGGTGAAGAGAATGAGAAGGCACTGTTCACTGGTGATGCTATATTATATGAGTATTTAGATGGAGGGTGGAAGGAAAGGGGAAAGGGAGAGCTTAAAGTGAACATCTCTATTGCTGATGGTGAAAAGGCAAGGCTTATTATGAGGGCTAGGGGGAACTACA CTATCCTGAATGCAAGCCTTTACCCAGATATGTCGCTTACTAATATGGATAAAAGAGGCATAACTTTTGCTTGTGTCAATAGTGTT GGAGAAGGAAAGAATGCACTCACCACATTTGCTCTGAAATTCAAGGACAGTAGTATTGTGGAAGAGTTTCGAGGAGTGGTCACAGCACACAAAGGAAACAAGACCCCTGTACTGAAGACACCTGAGATTCCCCCAAGGCAATCTGATGAGTGA